The genomic segment TAATTACTAAAATGGGTTCTGATTCTTAATTCTATTCTTTCCAATTTAGTCCTTCCAATATAAATTATCTCCTTATCTTTATTATATAATCGATAAATATACACTTCATTTTCCTCCAATTTAATCATAAATAGATTTAACAAAAAAGCAACCACTGTAAATGGTTGCTTTCATAAATGATTATTCATATTTGATATCTGAAACTTCAATGGCTCTAAATTCTTGATTACCCTCTATGCATTCCATGCAGTTATCACATATTTTGGTTTCGTCGAGGTCACAATAATTACATTCCCCGCAGTCAGTACAGGGTTTATGTTCTAGCACACACTCAGATATTTTCGATGTACTCATTTATCCAACCCTACCTTTTTGAGATTAGAATTTTTAATGCACCATTTTTATTATACCATATGTCTATTACATAATATACTATTCATGAAGAAAAAAATTGTGAATATTAATTGAAATCTTCTGTATTTATGTTTATTTTATATTTTAAATTAATATCCTGCAAATTTCAAGGGGTAATTAAGTTTTGGGAATTTTAATTACCTCTCCCGGATAAAGTTTAGCAGAAGATAAATCATTAATTTCTCTAATCTGATATACCTTCTTTCTAAGATCTACTTCTGTAGAATAACGCAGATGAAAATTAATACTAAACTAAAAATTACTTTTTTAGAAAATAGATGATTACTTTTCTTATTCTGGTCTGCTGGATAGTAATTGATAACTCTTTTTTTCATTATATCTCCCTCCTACTGTTGATCCGTATAGAACATAAGTTTCCAGAACATGTGTTCTAATAATATTATATCCGAACATCTGTTCTGTGTCAAGTCCGAATCGAACAGAAGTTTGCTTTTGTAAATTAGTTATGATATAATATACAAGCAATTTCAGGCAAGGAGGTAAAGATAATGGAAGACTTATCAGCTAGACAGCAGCAGATCCTTAATTTTATAATTGAAGAGATAAACCAGAAAGGCTACCCCCCTTCTGTTCGAGAAATAGCCGATGCAGTAGGATTGAGCTCTCCTTCAACAGTACACTCTCACTTAACAACTTTAGAAGAGAAAGACTACATTCGTAAAGATCCAACTAAACCGCGGGCAATTGAAGTTCTGCATGAACCAATAAGTGAAGAAGAAACAGAAAAAGAGATGGTGAATATCCCTCTATTGGGTAGAGTAACAGCCGGAAAACCTATCTTGGCTGTCGAAAATATTGAAGATACTTTTCCTATATCATTGGAGTATATCAGTGATACTACAGATCAGTTGTTTATGCTTACTGTCGAAGGTGAAAGTATGATTGAAGCAGGAATTTTAGATGGAGACTATGTTATTGTAAAGCAGCAGAATACTGCCCAGAATAGAGATATTGTTGTAGCCTTATTGGATAAAGAAGTTACTGTTAAACGCTTTTTTAAAGAAGAAGACCATATCAGACTACAGCCAGAAAATGAAACTATGGAGCCTATTATTACTTCTGATGTTCAGATTTTGGGGAAAGTAGTTGGAGTTTATCGTCAACTTAGCTAAGTTATTAATAATACCTCATTAGTAGCAAACCTGTACTAATTAATGTAATTAAATATATAAAATAATTACCAAATCTGCTGTAAACTGTTTTTTCTGGCTCTTTTATTCTTAAGTTATAAGTAAAAGTCTTAGCTTGAAAGGGAGTAATCTGTTTTACAACTCTTCCCTGAGCATTAATTACACCGCTAATACCTGTATTACTTACTTTAATGACCGGCTTTCGATTTTCTACTGCTCTAAAGATAGTCGACTGCCAAGTTTGAATTGGTCCACTACTTTTTTTAAACCAGGCTTCATTTGAAATATTGATTAGAAAATGATTATTAACTGCTAATTTACTGACTAAATCTGGATTCAGAATTTCAGAACAGATAGGATTGCTCCAATTTATTCCTTGATAATTGAAATTATTTAACTTAGTTCCAGGAGTCTTATCATTGATCATCCCTCTTATAAATTTAGGAAAGTAATCTTTATAAGGAAGATACTCTCCAAAAGGAACAAGTTTTACTTTGCTATATTTATCTATAATATCTAAATTATAATTTATTAATAAAGCTTGATTATAAATGATACCATTAGTCTGGTTTAAAGCTCCTGTTAGCAAAGGTAAATTCCAGCTATCGATCTTTTGGAATAATTTCTTCTGCTGTAGACGACCATCATTCAATATGAAAGGAACTGCTGTTTCAGGCCAGATTATTAAGTCTATCTCTTTATTTGTTAGAAGCTCTTCAGTTAAATCTATATATTTATCAATTATCTTACTTTGATGGTTTCTATTCCATTTGATTTTTTGGCGAATATTAGGCTGCATCATTCCTAATCTTAAGGTCTTCTCTTTTTGATTCAACGGAGAATTAATATCTAACTTAACTATACCATACCCAACTGTAATTATTAAAATCAAACAACTGATTATAACTTCCTTTTTAGTTAAGATATTCTCTAATGCTAAATATAAAATCACTTTATAAATCAAAATATTAAGTAAAATTACCAAAAATGTAACTCCATAGACACCAACTAAATCAGCAATCTGGATTAATAACGGGAGATAGGCTTGGCTATAACCGATAATTCCAAAGGGTAGATTCTTAAAGGTTACTAATACGCGTAAGTATTCTAAAGTAGTCCAGGCAGTTGGAATT from the Acetohalobium arabaticum DSM 5501 genome contains:
- the lexA gene encoding transcriptional repressor LexA gives rise to the protein MEDLSARQQQILNFIIEEINQKGYPPSVREIADAVGLSSPSTVHSHLTTLEEKDYIRKDPTKPRAIEVLHEPISEEETEKEMVNIPLLGRVTAGKPILAVENIEDTFPISLEYISDTTDQLFMLTVEGESMIEAGILDGDYVIVKQQNTAQNRDIVVALLDKEVTVKRFFKEEDHIRLQPENETMEPIITSDVQILGKVVGVYRQLS
- the lnt gene encoding apolipoprotein N-acyltransferase, yielding MYNKSGSRFIMPILSGILLGIPFQFPELYFVNWIGLIPLLLVIKNQSVKGVFKSGVISGGVFFGFILYWLAYPQMIFDLPIILAIGTVVLLCSLLAFFIGIFSVAANYILTNHRIWSFLLIPTAWTTLEYLRVLVTFKNLPFGIIGYSQAYLPLLIQIADLVGVYGVTFLVILLNILIYKVILYLALENILTKKEVIISCLILIITVGYGIVKLDINSPLNQKEKTLRLGMMQPNIRQKIKWNRNHQSKIIDKYIDLTEELLTNKEIDLIIWPETAVPFILNDGRLQQKKLFQKIDSWNLPLLTGALNQTNGIIYNQALLINYNLDIIDKYSKVKLVPFGEYLPYKDYFPKFIRGMINDKTPGTKLNNFNYQGINWSNPICSEILNPDLVSKLAVNNHFLINISNEAWFKKSSGPIQTWQSTIFRAVENRKPVIKVSNTGISGVINAQGRVVKQITPFQAKTFTYNLRIKEPEKTVYSRFGNYFIYLITLISTGLLLMRYY